The following proteins come from a genomic window of Pyxidicoccus sp. MSG2:
- a CDS encoding fatty acid desaturase family protein, whose amino-acid sequence MRPARMVDSPAAPAPRPGSIATRLRAGYARQVASLGFQAQPLPSALVHLVLHVGLAAGAALGTHRLMQASTLAGWALYPLAAFFIATRFRALGNMLHEACHGILVQGKRRNRALGHLLAIIDLTALEPYTREHFTHHVHLGDAERDLDFVPRRRFGFADPTLPFVRAHLLRPLRLVHLPAFLRPVFFHREDPAWVSACRFAFLGGLVALAQWGIGWKAFLLFYALPYLVPYQVIRYWSDAVDHAGIVGAADEFHRTRNHLVPWAPLGAVLFPRHDGYHLTHHLFPAVPTRAQGRVHALLLEDPDYAAREHALTALLR is encoded by the coding sequence ATGCGCCCCGCTCGGATGGTGGACAGCCCCGCCGCGCCCGCTCCGCGCCCCGGCTCCATCGCCACGCGGCTGAGGGCCGGGTACGCGCGGCAGGTGGCCTCATTGGGCTTCCAGGCACAGCCGCTGCCGTCCGCGCTGGTCCACCTGGTCCTCCATGTGGGGCTCGCCGCGGGCGCGGCGCTGGGCACGCACCGGCTGATGCAGGCGTCCACGCTGGCCGGCTGGGCGCTCTACCCGCTGGCGGCCTTCTTCATCGCCACCCGCTTCCGGGCGTTGGGCAACATGCTCCACGAGGCCTGTCACGGCATCCTCGTGCAGGGCAAGCGCCGCAACCGCGCCCTGGGGCATCTGCTGGCCATCATCGACCTCACCGCGCTGGAGCCCTACACGCGCGAGCACTTCACCCACCACGTCCACCTGGGGGACGCGGAGCGGGATCTGGACTTCGTGCCCCGCCGCCGCTTCGGCTTCGCGGACCCCACGCTGCCCTTCGTCCGCGCCCACCTGCTGCGGCCGCTGCGCCTGGTCCACCTGCCCGCCTTCCTGCGGCCCGTCTTCTTCCACCGCGAGGACCCGGCGTGGGTGTCCGCCTGCCGCTTCGCCTTCCTCGGGGGGCTGGTGGCGCTGGCGCAGTGGGGCATCGGCTGGAAGGCCTTCCTGCTCTTCTACGCGCTGCCCTACCTCGTGCCCTACCAGGTCATCCGCTACTGGTCCGACGCGGTGGACCACGCGGGCATCGTCGGCGCCGCGGACGAGTTCCACCGCACGCGCAACCACCTCGTGCCCTGGGCCCCGCTGGGCGCCGTCCTCTTCCCGAGGCACGACGGCTACCACCTGACGCACCACCTCTTCCCCGCCGTGCCCACCCGGGCCCAGGGGCGCGTCCACGCGCTGCTGCTGGAGGACCCGGACTACGCCGCGCGCGAGCACGCCCTCACCGCCCTGCTGCGCTGA
- a CDS encoding pyridoxal phosphate-dependent aminotransferase, which yields MDPLRPFFMEDYLEGSRFTARFNLGESGGRPITVGELLEGCGVAPARAADTFLSMLLRDSPNWGRADLRDAVAALHPGATRDNVLITTGTSEALLLLFRQLRPRRVALAWPAFQLLYELPLRQGAQVVRLPVRWDARGVPSVDAAEWLEVLEREQPDLVVINNPHNPSGLVLEPALLARVAGWADAAGAVVVGDEHYRFLSREDAVLGDTVYRPGARTFVTGSFIKCLGCPGLRIGWCVGDTDVLARVQNEKNYTTHTVNPVAEWLAYEVLRDVHGAALGRAREEWRQNRRTLSGFLERSRGVYGVAPQGGLVTCLGVRDVASEQDFEARLAALTTEGVFVLPLSAMEAGSPEGTHPLARGHGFRLGLGISPARFPEALEAIERATTW from the coding sequence ATGGACCCCCTGCGCCCGTTCTTCATGGAGGACTACCTGGAAGGCTCGCGCTTCACCGCGCGCTTCAACCTGGGTGAGTCCGGTGGCCGCCCCATCACCGTGGGAGAGCTGCTCGAGGGCTGCGGCGTCGCCCCGGCGCGGGCCGCGGACACCTTCCTGTCCATGCTGCTGCGCGACAGCCCCAACTGGGGGCGGGCGGACCTGCGCGACGCCGTGGCGGCGCTGCACCCGGGCGCCACCCGCGACAACGTCCTCATCACCACCGGCACCAGTGAGGCGCTGCTGCTGCTCTTCCGCCAGCTGCGCCCGCGCCGCGTGGCCCTGGCGTGGCCCGCCTTCCAGCTCCTCTACGAGCTGCCCCTGCGCCAGGGGGCCCAGGTGGTGCGCCTGCCGGTGCGCTGGGACGCGCGCGGCGTGCCGTCCGTGGATGCCGCCGAGTGGCTGGAGGTGCTGGAGCGCGAGCAGCCGGACCTCGTCGTCATCAACAACCCCCACAACCCCAGCGGGCTGGTGCTGGAGCCGGCGCTGCTGGCGCGGGTGGCGGGTTGGGCGGACGCGGCGGGCGCGGTGGTGGTGGGCGACGAGCACTACCGCTTCCTGTCCCGCGAGGACGCGGTGCTGGGAGACACCGTCTACCGCCCGGGCGCGCGCACCTTCGTCACCGGCTCCTTCATCAAGTGCCTGGGCTGCCCGGGCCTGCGCATCGGCTGGTGCGTGGGAGACACGGACGTGCTGGCGCGCGTGCAGAACGAGAAGAACTACACCACGCACACGGTGAACCCGGTGGCGGAGTGGCTCGCGTACGAGGTGCTCCGGGACGTGCACGGCGCCGCGCTGGGCCGCGCCCGTGAGGAGTGGCGGCAGAACCGCCGCACGCTGTCCGGCTTCCTGGAGCGCTCGCGCGGCGTGTACGGCGTGGCGCCCCAGGGCGGGCTCGTCACGTGCCTCGGCGTGCGGGACGTTGCCTCCGAGCAGGACTTCGAGGCGCGGCTGGCGGCGCTGACGACGGAAGGCGTCTTCGTGCTGCCACTGAGCGCCATGGAGGCGGGCTCGCCCGAGGGCACCCACCCGCTGGCGCGCGGGCACGGCTTCCGGCTGGGCCTGGGCATCTCCCCCGCGCGCTTCCCCGAGGCGCTGGAGGCCATCGAGCGCGCCACCACCTGGTGA